A stretch of the Pithys albifrons albifrons isolate INPA30051 unplaced genomic scaffold, PitAlb_v1 scaffold_45, whole genome shotgun sequence genome encodes the following:
- the OPLAH gene encoding 5-oxoprolinase isoform X2, with protein sequence MTNTRITDPEILELRYPVVLQRFELRGGSGGSGRFRGGDGVVRELLFRRATVLSVLSERRATRPYGMAGGLPGAPGLNLLLRRDGRTINLGGKSSVSVEPGDVFRLLTPGGGGFGPPEEGAEGVPPALQDPQDLWAPPAPSRPPQTFAERGSVFEYRRAQEAV encoded by the exons ATGACCAACACCCGCATCACCGACCCCGAGATCCTGGAGCTCCG gTACCCGGTGGTGCTGCAGCGGTTCGAGCTCcgggggggctcggggggctcCGGGCGGTTCCGCGGGGGTGACGGGGTGGTCCGGGAGCTGCTGTTCCGACGGGCGACGGTGCTGTCGGTGCTGAGCGAGCGCCGCGCCACGCGGCCCTACGGCATGGCCG GGGGTCTCCCCGGGGCCCCGGGGCTGAATCTGCTGCTTCGCCGGGACGGCAGAACCATCAACCTGGGGGGCAAGAGCTCGGTGTCTGTGGAGCCAGGG GACGTGTTCCGCCTGCTGACCCCTGGCGGGGGGGGCTTCGGCCCCCCtgaggagggggctgagggggtcCCCCCGGccctccaggacccccaggacctCTGGGCTCCCCCGGCCCCCTCGAGACCCCCCCAAACCTTCGCCGAGCGTGGGAGCGTCTTCGAGTACCGGCGGGCACAGGAGGCCGTGTGA